The DNA segment GGCTGCATCTGACCGCCGAGGGGCACCGCCGGGTGGCCGAGGCGGTCTGGCAGGCGCTGGGGCTGCCGGCCGAGAGCGACTGGCGGGCCCCGCTGCCCGCCGCCGTCCCGCCGCGCTGGGCCGCCCGGCGGGCGGCGGACGTACGGTTCGCCCGGCAGCATCTGCTCCCCTGGATCGGCAGGCGGCTCACCGGGCGCTCCTCGGGCGACGGGCGGGCCGGGGCACAGTTCAACGCCGAGCTGGGACGGGCCTTCTGGGTCACCCCGCAGGAGGACGGCCGGGAGGCCCCGGTCGGCGCGTGGCGGCGGGTGGAGACCGACGGGCGGGACGCGGGCGACCGGCCGCGTTCGTAGCAACCCACAAACCGGACCGGTGCGCTGAGCTGCACGAACCGCCAGTAGAATCAGGACACGTGACTGCTGTGTCTGCGAAGCCTCGCATCCCCAATGTCCTGGCCGGCCGCTACGCCTCCACGGAGCTGGCCGTCCTCTGGTCCCCCGAGCAGAAGGTGAAGCTGGAACGCCGGCTGTGGCTGGCGGTGCTGCGCGCCCAGAAGGACCTCGGGATCGAGGTGCCCGACGCCGCTCTCGCCGACTACGAGCGCGTCCTCGACCAGGTCGACCTGGCCTCGATCGCCGAGCGCGAGAAGGTCACCCGGCACGACGTGAAGGCCCGGATCGAGGAGTTCAACGCCCTCGCCGGCCATGAGCACGTCCACAAGGGCATGACCTCGCGCGACCTCACCGAGAACGTCGAGCAGCTGCAGATCCGGCTCTCGCTCGAGCTGATGCGCGACCGGACCGTGGCCGTCCTGGCCCGTCTGGGCAAGCTGGCCGCCGAGTACCGCGAGCTGGTCGTCGCCGGCCGCTCCCACAACGTCGCCGCCCAGGCCACCACCCTCGGCAAGCGCTTCGCGACCGCGGCCGACGAGCTGCTGGTGGCGTACGGCCGCCTGGAGGACCTGCTGGGCCGCTACCCGCTGCGCGGCATCAAGGGCCCCGTCGGCACGGCGCAGGACATGCTCGACCTGCTCGGCGGGGACGCCGGGAAGCTGGCCGAGCTGGAGGAGCGCATCGCCGCCCACCTCGGCTTCGCGCACGCCTTCACGTCGGTCGGCCAGGTCTACCCCCGCTCGCTCGACTACGACGTGGTGACGGCGCTGGTCCAGCTGGCTGCGGCGCCCTCCTCGGTGGCGAAGACGATCCGGCTGATGGCCGGGCACGAGCTGGTGACCGAGGGCTTCAAGCCGGGCCAGGTCGGCTCCTCGGCGATGCCGCACAAGATGAACACCCGCTCCTGCGAGCGCGTCAACGGCCTGATGGTCATCCTGCGCGGCTACGCGTCGATGACCGGCGAGCTGGCCGGCGACCAGTGGAACGAGGGCGACGTCTCCTGCTCCGTGGTCCGCCGGGTGGCCCTGCCGGACGCGTTCTTCGCGTTCGACGGGCTGGTCGAGACGTTCCTGACGGTGCTGGACGAGTTCGGCGCGTTCCCGGCCGTGGTGG comes from the Streptomyces sp. NBC_00525 genome and includes:
- the purB gene encoding adenylosuccinate lyase; the protein is MTAVSAKPRIPNVLAGRYASTELAVLWSPEQKVKLERRLWLAVLRAQKDLGIEVPDAALADYERVLDQVDLASIAEREKVTRHDVKARIEEFNALAGHEHVHKGMTSRDLTENVEQLQIRLSLELMRDRTVAVLARLGKLAAEYRELVVAGRSHNVAAQATTLGKRFATAADELLVAYGRLEDLLGRYPLRGIKGPVGTAQDMLDLLGGDAGKLAELEERIAAHLGFAHAFTSVGQVYPRSLDYDVVTALVQLAAAPSSVAKTIRLMAGHELVTEGFKPGQVGSSAMPHKMNTRSCERVNGLMVILRGYASMTGELAGDQWNEGDVSCSVVRRVALPDAFFAFDGLVETFLTVLDEFGAFPAVVARELDRYLPFLATTKVLMGAVRAGVGREVAHEAIKENAVASALAMREQGTERNELLDKLAADERIPLDRAQLDELMADKLSFTGAAGDQVTALVARIEKITGQHPEAAGYTPGSIL